Proteins encoded by one window of Pelecanus crispus isolate bPelCri1 chromosome 8, bPelCri1.pri, whole genome shotgun sequence:
- the SLC38A8 gene encoding solute carrier family 38 member 8 — MERAAGEGRPLLPAAAAGSAGLSSAGAVFIMLKSALGAGLLSFPWAFSRAGGAAPALLVELGSLVFLVSGLAVLGYAAALSAQPTYQGVVRAVCGAAAGKLCEICFLLNLFMISVALLRVVGDQLEKLCDSLYSNGTLSGAPPQPPWYVDQRFTLSVLCILVIFPLSVPREIGFQKYSSILGTLAACYLTLVIVLKYHLQAESLGSPELPQPSRASSWASVFSVIPTICFGFQCHEACVAIYSSMRNQSFSHWIAVSVLSMLVCLLIYSLTGLYGYLTFGEAVASDVLMSYPGNDPVVIVARLLFGVSIVTIYPIVVLLGRSVVRDVWVTPKRSAVAVPEAHERRSRVALTVAWMAATLAIALFVPDIGKVIELIGGISAFFIFIFPAGLCLVCMTGTCTLGPRKKAALITWGILSVLGGAFVCGQSAALAVLGLLR; from the exons AtggagcgggcggcgggcgagggccggcccctgctgccggcggcggccgcgggcagcgccgggctcTCCTCCGCCGGCGCCGTCTTCATCATGCTGAAGTCGGCGCTGGGCGCGGGTCTGCTGAGCTTCCCCTGGGCCTTCAgcagggccggcggggccgcccccgccctccTGGTGGAGCTG GGCTCACTGGTCTTCCTGGTGAGcgggctggcggtgctgggctATGCGGCGGCCCTCAGCGCCCAGCCCACCTACCAGGGGGTTGTCCGGGCGGTGTGCGGGGCAGCAGCGGGGAAGCTCTGCGAGATCTGCTTCCTCCTCAACCTCTTCATGATCTCCGTGGCCCTCCTCAGGGTGGTGGGCGACCAGCTGGAGAAAC TGTGTGACTCCCTGTACTCCAATGGGACGCTGAGCGGggccccccctcagcccccctgGTACGTGGACCAGCGCTTCACGCTCTCAGTTCTTTGCATCCTTGTCATCTTCCCACTCTCCGTCCCCAGGGAGATCGGCTTCCAGAAGTACTCCAG CATCCTGGGCACGCTGGCTGCCTGCTACCTCACCCTGGTCATCGTCCTGAAATACCACCTGCAGGCAGAGAGCCTGGGCTCGCCcgagctcccccagccctccag GGCCTCCTCCTGGGCCTCTGTCTTCAGCGTCATCCCCACCATCTGCTTTGGCTTCCAG TGCCACGAGGCCTGTGTGGCCATCTACAGCAGCATGCGCAACCAGAGCTTCTCCCACTGGATCGCTGTCTCCGTGCTCTCCATGCTTGTCTGCCTGCTCATCTACTCCCTCACCG GGCTCTATGGCTACTTGACCTTTGGCGAGGCCGTTGCGTCCGATGTCCTGATGTCCTACCCAGGGAACGACCCGGTGGTCATCGTTGCCCGCCTGCTCTTTGGTGTCTCCATCGTCACCATCTACCCCATCgtggtgctgctgggcag GTCGGTGGTGCGGGATGTGTGGGTGACCCCGAAGCGCAGTGCTGTGGCAGTGCCTGAGGCACACGAGCGGCGGAGCCGGGTGGCGCTGACGGTCGCCTGGATGGCCGCCACGCTCGCCATCGCCCTGTTCGTCCCGGACATCGGCAAGGTCATCGAGCTCATTGGGGGCATCAGTGCcttcttcatcttcatttttc cggcagggctgtgcctggtGTGCATGACTGGGACCTGCACCCTCGGGCCACGCAAAAA ggctgctctcatcACCTGGGGCATCCTCTCTGTGCTCGGCGGTGCCTTCGTCTGCGGACAGAGCGCTGCCCTGGccgtgctggggctgctgcgcTGA